CTGTACATTGTCAAGCATGTGGACCATTCTCAGAAGCTCCTGTCGATACTGCTCAGGATATTAACACGTCCCGGGGCGCCTGCAACACCCTTGTTGAAGGGAGGGACAGAGCCCTCACTCTgccctggctctctctccctttttattttttatttttatttatttatttatttatttatttatttatttatttattgctgaggaagattggccctgaggtaacgtctgttgccaatcttcccctctttttcttcgtttttgctgaggatgatctcTGCCCgtcctcctctcttttgtatgtgcggTGGCGcggcagcacggcttgatgagcagtgcgtgggtccgctcccgggatccgaacctgcgaaccccaggccgaagAAGCAGAGCGGGCGGACCCgaccaccacgccaccgggcgggccccctgGCTCTCTTTTATGTGACATGTATCAGGGGAGAACAAGAGCTCAGGAAGACaggtctggaggaagagagagggaagaagaggacgagggggaggagggagaggagtgcatgggagggaggaggaggaaaatgaccgcgaggagggggaggagaaaacaGCGGGAACTAACCCAAGTCCACAGCACCCGACCAGCACAGGAAACCCGCGCGCTTTTTAGGGGACCTGCAGCCAGAGGCGTGGTGGCGGAGCACAGCACGGAGGATGTCGCACGCTCCACAATCGCGTCCAGGGCCAAAGCAAGGGCCACGTGCAGTGTGAGCATTCTCGGATGCAAGAAACACTGGGCAGGCTTCTACACTTGTGCTCTGACGGGGGTCGGGGGTCGTTACTCCCAACCTGGAGTACTTGTTGCTTTCGCAAGGGATGGCTTGGGTTTCTTGCACCCTGCATCTGAGCACCCAGAGAGCTCCGCAAACACAGGCCCAAGCTCCCTCTCCCCCGCACCGGTGGAGAGCACGGCTGGCTCTGCTTTCAGCGCATTCTTGCAAAAACCCAGCAAGCAGTCTCCTAGCTCATTCTTGCCTCTGAACCACTAGCCCGATTCCTGGACCTCGGGGGCGCATGGAAGAGAACCAGAGTCCCATTCGTtcttggggaggggagagtcCTGCTCCCAGCCCACAAGGCAAGGGAAAGGACCTTCCCTTCAGCGCGCTGGGGCTGCTAGGGGCTCCGCGCTTTCTCCAGCCCTCTGTGTGCATCTCTCGCTCTGCAAGACCCAAGGGCAAGGAGCCCCGCGCCCAGCGGCGGGCCTCGAGGGCCAGGCGGAGAGACGTTCTCCCGACACTGCCCCAAGGGCTCCCGGGGTTCGTGTGAGGTCTCGTTGCCCCGCCCCTACCCGCGCCCCAAATCCGCGGGCACCATCCAGCAAAGCCCCTTCCTCAGGCCAGTCCCCCGGCCCCGACGGACGCGGGAGGCGTCAGCTAAGCCGCAAGTTGgagctcccctgccccacacttgcacgccccctcccagcaccctgccGGCCAGCGCTCCACCCACTTgcgggccccgccccggccgcccgCGCGCCCCAGCAGGTCCCACCCACCGCACGCACGGCGCGACTGCACGTGAGGAGAAGAGCAGTCGTCTAAGCCGGAGCCTGGAGACCTGGCCGCTGGAGCCGATGCGCTATAAAGCGAAGCCGGCGCCAGCAAGAGGACCCCGCCCAGGGATGGCCGCGGCTCGCCGCGCAGAGTCTGCGGGGGCGCCCCGCTGCGTCCGCGGCATGGAGCCTGCGCCCGGGGGCAGCCGCCGGGGAGTCGTGGAGCTCCGGGAAGAACTGCAAGGTGAGTGCCTGGACCGGGACAGGTGCTTTGGGCAACTCCAGGAAACGTCCTTTCCCTGGGAGAGGCGGGAGCACGGGACGCCGCTGCTGCGCCGCCGCCTTCGCTGCTCTCAGCTCGCGGGCCTgcgcctccctctgccccccgcccgccccccgccccccgcccccggcccccggcccccggcccccgccgcccGCGCTCCCACGCCCGGAtgtgtctcttttcctctccggAGACGAAGCCCTCCGCGATCTCAGGGATGGGAACAGGAGGAGACATCGTCGAGGAGGATCGAAGGTCCGAAGCTGAGCAGGGAGCAGCGGACGAAGGAGAACAAGGCCAGGTTGGCGCAGGAGCTCGGGGCCCCGTGGACCCGGAGAAGGAGGAAGGCGGCGGCGGCTGGGAGCCCccgcagcaggagcagcagcttcAGGAGCCCTCCCACGTGGCCCCCGAGGGTCTGCAGCCCCGCGACAGGCAGCCGGGCCTCCCCCGCCACACGTTCACCGGGTTGCGCCTGAAGGGGCTGGAGAGCGTTTTCCAGCGCACTCAATACCCCGACGTGTTCAGCGCGCGGTAAGCCGCTTGCTCTGGAGGCGCCCGGTGCTCTAGGGCGCTCGGGCTCCTCCGTCCAGTCCCGGGGCGCCTGCGGGGCTTTCCCGGGTCTCTTTCCCTCCACTCCAGAGCCAGAGCTCCCCAGCGGGCTCCAGGCCACTGGAGTCTGCCCGCCCTTGAGCCCGCGGTGGGGGCGATGCCCACCGCGCATCAAGGGAAATGTCTGCAGGCAGTACAGCAGTGGCTCAAGCCAGGGAACTTTGGCCGCGCTCCTGTTTGGGGAAAGCGGGTTCTGTTGGATCAGGACGGATCAgggggaggagagtgaggcacCGTCGTGCAAGTGCACGGCTGGATCTTGCCTTAACTTACAAGGGTGATCCTTTGGTCCTCGTGGAATTCTCGTGCATTAGTCTTGAGTTTGAAACCCTACCTTAAGAATCGTGAATCCTGAGTCCTGAGTTTCTCAGCGCTCCCTTAAGCTTTGCACACAAAGGAAAATCGCCCCTGAAGCCAGGCTGGAGCTGGCTGTGACCCAAGCGCACAATGCTGGGGCATTTGGGAGGAGAGACGCTGGGAAGCCAGCATGAAATGCGCATTGTCTATCTCGCGACCCCCACGACTCCCGATAGTGACTGTTTGCCATTTTCTCCCCTCAGAAAGGAGCTCGCCTTCCTCCTGGATGTGGCTGAACCCAGAGCGCAGGTCAGTGAACCTGAACACGGCGATTCTGCAGGGCCGCCGGTCTAGAACCTGCTTCAGGACTTGGACACTTTGGTTCTAGTCGTTCTcaccttgttgttttttgttgccCTTTCCATGTCTGGGGAGCGAGTTTTGAAATGTGGGGGCTTTGGCAAGTGGAACCTGGGATATGTCGGGCCCCGCCTATGGAAATTGCCCATTCTCAGAGGGAGCGTGAGTTCCTAAAGGGAAAACAATAAAATCCAAGAGAACCCAACcgcttctcctcttctctgtacaaaatgaaagatgagTAAAGGTCAGTCCTTCTCACAGTGCTGGTATCTTTTCGGCAGCACTTCTGCGTGGAGTCATGTCGGGGCTCAGTGTCCTTTGGGAAGGATGCACCTTCATGCACCGAGGGCCTAGGTGAGGAGAGGGGTCAGCTGTTTTCACTGACGTCAAATGTTGAACACCGGGCCCGAGCTCTTAGCTACATGAGTGAATTTAGGAATATtcaggccctggggtcagggaGTAACCCACACCCAGAGATCACACTACACGAGTCACGCCTGTGTGTTTCCTGATGCCGGGAGCCTGGCGGGCGGGGAGACAGCGGGAAAGTCCAAGGGCCTGGTCCTCCTGCTCTTGCTGTCAGCCTGTAGGAAAgcagggcaggaaggggcagCCCGACAGTTTCCCTTTCCGCAGTGCTTCCGTGTGTCAGACTGGAAAGGTTGCTGAGAGGGTGACATCGTGGCGGAGGCTGGGAGGCAGGTTTGCCAGCTGGAACTCTGTCTCAGCATCGCAACAGACAGAAACGATGTTGAATCAGGTTCCACTGACCTAAGAAGGGTGAAAAGGTTAGAGAAGAGTTCCTTACAGTCCCacttctacctacagatgtggcacagGTTCCACTTTAGGACTGAGTATTCTCCTGAGGAATTTCTCACATCTAATGatagacatatatatgtacatgtctggcgtgtgcgtgaggaagattggccatgagctaacatccgttgccaatcttagtctttttgctgaggaagattggccctgagctaacatccgtgcccatcttcctccaatttttatatgtgggacgccgccacagcatggctttgttaagcggtgcgtaggtccgcgccctggATCCCAGCccaccaaccccgggccgccgaagcggagcgtgtcagcataaccgctatgccaccggcccGGCCTGTAGTGATATGTATTTTTGATGGTACTGTTTTGGAGAGGTGGGTTTtgtggaatttcttcttcttgaggGGGGGCGTGGGGGCGGCTTTCCATTCAGGCCAGAGTCTTACCTGTGTTCATTTGAAATACCTTTGGATTTGCTCAGGCAATGATGACTAATCTGTAGGTGCACAGGTTACCACGTGAGACCGTAGAGAACCATCAGTTGGATTAGGAGAGAATTTGTCCGAAAGAGAAACCAAATCCAGGCTGAGTTTCCTAGCTCTGCTCCACGGTGCGCCTGTGAGTGCAGTGATGGGAAGGGGCTGCAGGTCCGGTCTTGGTGAGTTGCAGTGAATCGAGACCCACTTGGACTAAATTTTCCTCAACCCTACAGGCTGAAATATCAAGGCGGTGTCCGGGGCGTCAGCAACTCTGCTGTCCCGGTCAGCCGAGCCACAAACCCCCTGGGCCCTCCATAACCAGCCCTTCCTTGCCACACCATCTTTTTTCAGTCCCCAGAGGTTTCAGAGGGTGAAGGGCCCCTTAGACACCCTTGAGGGAAACCTGTTCAAAAATCCAGCCTGCTCCCATTGACTATTTCCTTTAGACGGAAGGAGCTTTGACCATGCTCAGCTTCCCCCACACCCCGGGGTGTGGGGGGGACACTATCCCTAGAGAGCAGGGGGCAGAGGCAGCAGGACAGCAGGATGCTCCGCCGTCAGGAGACCGACACGTCTTCATCCCGTTACCAGGCGTGGCATGAAGAGCAGGGAGTGGGTGCCGTTCACCAGCTAGACCCGCATCCGAGAGCCAGGAAAACCAGCAAAGACTATtgaaggtgggaggagagagacaaagcaagaaGGCTAGTCCAaacttggcacagagtagacgcTCACCGAGCCAAAACAGAACCCAGGTTCCGATGCAGATGCGTTCCTGACATCTCCTTCCACAGCCCCCATCCCAAGGTCAAGCAAGAGGAGCTGCCTTTCCTCTTTTGCTCTCCTGCCTACCCTCCTTTGATCTCAACTGGTCTCCTGAAGGGAGTCCACCAGAATGGAGATATTcataaggaaggagggaaagtccCACCAGGGAGGGAGGGTCTCACAATGTGATGGGCCCTGGCCCAGGTCCCCAGCCCTAACACCCCAAGACACATCCAGGCTGGTCCTATTTCTTCACTTGGACCAGCAGACATTTCCAAGAATATCCAAAGAATGCTATGGGCCCAGCCACCACCTCAAAACCTCCACCGCAACAGGGAGTCAGACCGAGATCTTGCCTGGTGTTCCGTTGGGCCTGCTGCCCTTTGTTTCACATAGAGACTTAGCCTTCGGGGGTCTCCATGGCCAAACCTGTCCTTCCGTTAGGAATGTATTCTATCCTTTCCAAACTCCGCCTAACCTCCAGCTTACAAGAGTGTTCGCTCCACTCTTTCCCAACGAGACCCAAGGAGGCAGACCACGGTGCTGGTCAAGATGGGGGTGTgaagagatgaggaaagagagctcCTAGTCATCCGGTGGCTGTCCGAGAAGTAGCAACCAAATCCAAGGCCACAAATTGAGGTCCGTTCGCCTCGGCCTGCTCCTTCTCACCCTTCCTtcccctgagaaccaggagaggactTGAAGCCACAGGCAACAGACCAATGGGATTTGGGATAACTCTTCACCCTCCCTCGACCTCTCAGGGC
The sequence above is a segment of the Diceros bicornis minor isolate mBicDic1 unplaced genomic scaffold, mDicBic1.mat.cur scaffold_653_ctg1, whole genome shotgun sequence genome. Coding sequences within it:
- the LOC131403289 gene encoding rhox homeobox family member 1-like yields the protein MGTGGDIVEEDRRSEAEQGAADEGEQGQVGAGARGPVDPEKEEGGGGWEPPQQEQQLQEPSHVAPEGLQPRDRQPGLPRHTFTGLRLKGLESVFQRTQYPDVFSARKELAFLLDVAEPRAQVSEPEHGDSAGPPV